A window from Herbaspirillum sp. meg3 encodes these proteins:
- a CDS encoding nucleotide pyrophosphohydrolase produces the protein MSNSSPASDLTALRDIVRQFAEERDWQQFHTPKNLAMALSVEVAELVEHFQWLNTGEDHELDDKRRIGIRHELADSLVYLIRLADRANVDLYDAVIEKMQLNREKYPVEKVKGQSRKYTEY, from the coding sequence ATGAGCAACTCCTCCCCCGCCTCCGACCTCACCGCTCTGCGCGACATCGTGCGCCAGTTCGCCGAGGAGCGCGACTGGCAGCAGTTCCATACGCCTAAAAACCTGGCCATGGCCTTGTCGGTCGAAGTGGCCGAACTGGTTGAGCATTTTCAATGGCTCAACACCGGTGAAGACCATGAACTCGACGACAAGCGACGCATCGGTATCCGCCATGAGCTGGCCGACTCGCTGGTGTATCTGATCCGTCTGGCGGATCGCGCCAACGTCGATCTGTACGACGCCGTGATCGAGAAGATGCAGCTGAACCGCGAGAAATATCCGGTCGAAAAAGTCAAAGGCCAGTCGCGTAAGTACACCGAGTATTGA
- a CDS encoding methyltransferase regulatory domain-containing protein produces MNSNWTDGYVTDIGYTHGYYPQLNPARLQLGFAAVGLDSPLVRTACELGFGQGLSVNIHAAASPVAWYGNDFNAQQAANAQTLAAAAGSNAQLLPASFADFCMRDDLPQFDFIAMHGIWSWVSAENRNIIRGFVERHLKIGGVLYVSYNTQPGWAAYMPLRDLLLRHFDMPSNEGKGSAERIDAALAFADGLFATNPVYAQANPFMQERLELVKKQSRHYLAHEYFNRNWHAESFADMADIWSGAGLEFACSADFRDYLDMANLTPEQRAFSAGIEDRHLRQSVRDFMVNQQFRRDYWVRGAQQLDPSTHQATLAQQRVVLLNHPDKIPMMLKTVATEITLNPHIYGPIIEELSDMQPHTLGEITGVVGSRNLGLQQVLDAVMMLIGAGNAAPVQLDADIVQGRDGSAALNRHLIGRAAEESADGDIEHLSSPLTGGGVPVDRIQQLFMLAVLEEQQTPDAIIAFVWRHIVAQGKKLVRDGVRLEDEQDNLDELSVQAQRFFVERLPVLQALLVI; encoded by the coding sequence ATGAACTCTAACTGGACTGACGGCTACGTCACCGACATCGGCTACACCCATGGCTACTACCCGCAACTCAATCCGGCCCGGTTACAGCTGGGATTTGCCGCGGTCGGGCTCGATAGTCCGCTGGTGCGCACAGCCTGCGAACTCGGGTTTGGACAGGGATTGAGTGTCAATATCCACGCAGCGGCCTCGCCGGTGGCGTGGTACGGCAATGACTTCAACGCGCAGCAGGCGGCCAATGCACAGACATTGGCTGCCGCTGCCGGCAGCAACGCACAATTGCTGCCGGCCAGTTTCGCCGACTTCTGCATGCGCGACGATCTGCCGCAATTCGACTTCATCGCCATGCACGGCATATGGAGCTGGGTTTCTGCCGAAAACCGCAACATCATCCGTGGCTTTGTCGAGCGACATCTCAAAATCGGCGGTGTACTCTACGTCAGCTACAACACGCAACCCGGCTGGGCGGCGTACATGCCGCTGCGCGATTTGCTGCTACGCCATTTCGACATGCCCTCCAATGAAGGCAAGGGAAGCGCCGAACGCATCGACGCCGCGCTGGCATTCGCCGATGGCCTGTTCGCCACCAATCCTGTTTATGCGCAAGCCAATCCCTTCATGCAAGAGCGGCTTGAGCTGGTTAAAAAACAGAGCCGCCACTATCTCGCTCACGAATACTTCAATCGCAACTGGCATGCCGAGTCGTTCGCCGACATGGCCGACATCTGGTCCGGAGCAGGACTGGAATTCGCCTGCTCGGCCGACTTCCGCGATTATCTCGACATGGCGAATCTGACGCCGGAACAGCGCGCATTCAGCGCCGGCATTGAAGACCGCCATCTGCGCCAAAGCGTGCGCGACTTCATGGTCAACCAGCAATTCAGGCGCGATTACTGGGTGCGTGGCGCGCAGCAGCTGGATCCGTCCACGCATCAGGCAACGCTGGCACAGCAGCGTGTGGTGCTGCTGAATCATCCCGACAAGATTCCCATGATGCTGAAAACGGTCGCCACCGAGATCACATTGAATCCGCATATCTATGGGCCGATCATCGAAGAACTGTCCGACATGCAGCCGCACACGCTGGGAGAAATCACCGGCGTGGTCGGCTCGCGTAATCTCGGACTGCAACAGGTGCTCGACGCAGTGATGATGCTGATCGGCGCCGGCAATGCCGCGCCGGTGCAGCTCGATGCCGACATCGTGCAGGGCCGTGACGGCAGCGCCGCACTCAATCGGCATCTCATCGGGCGTGCCGCCGAGGAAAGCGCCGACGGCGACATCGAACATCTCTCCAGTCCGCTCACCGGCGGTGGTGTACCGGTTGATCGTATCCAGCAACTGTTCATGCTTGCCGTGCTGGAAGAGCAGCAGACACCGGATGCCATCATTGCTTTTGTGTGGCGCCATATTGTTGCGCAGGGCAAAAAACTGGTGCGCGACGGTGTACGACTTGAAGATGAACAAGACAATCTGGATGAGCTAAGCGTTCAGGCACAACGTTTCTTTGTCGAACGCTTGCCGGTGCTGCAAGCGCTGTTGGTGATCTGA
- a CDS encoding tetratricopeptide repeat protein, which produces MKPSLKIAAACGTLLSLCALSAHADINSAMKAYGEQKYDAAYREFSQLSAQGDNRAKSFLVLLTLRGQGTARDVPQAAKLARECAEGGEPTCAAIYGNLNLPGNGLPVNFAEARTWTRKAIAGGDQRAGYGLWQAYTLDPANQFMVNGKADDRKYNAIARRSIGERGDQIEAIDGLAGSAAAGYLPARLMLATLLLEQSGAGTTKQIRTLLDGVPNLPADYQKYLALAQQVDTLGPTRAAPKVVADAIPTVMTGAALASERAGTPNATQCKDFRLMAIKDVSKVADAVWLPLTQPLVTGTYPIKGTWSEDWHVFFCGAERTVQMQFTVDGMGGAYYKVRS; this is translated from the coding sequence ATGAAGCCGTCCCTCAAGATCGCCGCTGCATGCGGCACGCTGTTGAGCCTGTGCGCCCTGTCCGCGCATGCCGACATCAATAGTGCAATGAAGGCTTACGGCGAGCAGAAATACGATGCCGCCTATCGCGAGTTTTCGCAGTTGTCCGCGCAAGGCGACAACCGCGCCAAATCGTTTCTTGTACTGCTGACGCTACGTGGCCAGGGCACTGCCCGCGATGTCCCGCAGGCAGCTAAACTGGCGCGTGAATGCGCTGAAGGCGGCGAGCCGACCTGCGCCGCCATTTACGGCAATCTGAACCTGCCGGGCAATGGTCTGCCAGTCAACTTCGCCGAAGCGCGCACCTGGACACGCAAAGCCATCGCCGGTGGCGATCAGCGTGCCGGTTACGGCTTGTGGCAGGCCTATACGCTTGATCCGGCCAACCAGTTCATGGTCAACGGCAAGGCAGACGACCGCAAGTACAACGCCATCGCCCGTCGCAGCATTGGCGAACGCGGTGACCAGATCGAGGCCATTGACGGTCTCGCCGGCTCGGCCGCCGCAGGCTATCTGCCGGCACGACTGATGCTGGCCACCTTGCTGCTGGAGCAAAGCGGCGCGGGCACCACCAAGCAAATCCGCACGCTGCTTGATGGTGTGCCCAACCTGCCGGCGGACTATCAAAAATATCTCGCCCTGGCGCAGCAGGTCGATACGCTGGGCCCCACACGCGCAGCGCCGAAGGTCGTTGCCGATGCAATCCCGACCGTCATGACGGGAGCGGCATTGGCCTCGGAACGCGCCGGCACGCCCAACGCAACGCAGTGCAAGGACTTTCGTCTGATGGCCATCAAAGACGTCAGCAAAGTAGCCGACGCCGTCTGGTTACCGCTCACGCAACCTCTCGTGACCGGCACCTATCCGATCAAAGGAACATGGTCCGAAGACTGGCACGTCTTCTTCTGCGGCGCGGAACGCACAGTACAGATGCAGTTCACGGTCGACGGCATGGGTGGCGCCTATTACAAGGTACGCTCCTGA